GGAGCGTCTTGTCGCGGGCGTCCTTGCCGCGCCCCTCTTTGAGGATGGGCAGCTTCTTCTGCTGCGCCTCGGCATAGGGAACGATCTCCTCGGTCTTTTTGCCCTTGACGACGACCATGACTTCGGGCGCGACCCGCAATTTAAATTCGAGCAGACCCTCGTAGATGCTGCCAAGCTGGCGCACGCCCAGGCTTTTGTAGTCGATGAAGGCGAGATCGTGGCGCTTTTCATCGCGGTCACGCGCCATCAGATCGAGTCCCAGCGCCAGCTCGCGGTCGGGAATCTTGCAGGTTGCCAGGAAACGCGCGACACCGGCTTCGGGCGAGCTATCCTGCGGGTCGGGCTGTGTCAAGAAAAGGCCACCGTTGTAGACGGGCACGTTGAGGGCAGCGTTGCCCTTATCCACAGCCGAAAAAAGCTCCTGCAGCCGGTCGTAGAAGGCGGTGCTGAGGTCGTTGTAGGCGTCTTTCAGCTTGCGCGGAGCCTCGTCTTCAATCGTACCGGCCTTCTGGGCGATCTCCCTTTTCAGCTTTTCCAGGCTCTTTTCGTAGTAGCCGCGCTCTTCGCGCACGGGCAGCAGGTCGCGACTCTCGGCATACAGCAGGAAGAGCAGGCGATAGAGGAAGGTAAGCGTGGCGCTGAAGTAGGGTTCCAGCAAGGCATCGCGTGTACTGGCATCCAGGCTATCCAGGTTGGCGGGAAGCTGCTCTGTACGGCGAGCGTAGATGATGAAGCCGCGGGCGAAGTGCGGGAAAATCTCGAAGAAGACACGCTCTTTCAGACGCTCTCCCAGTTCGCGGGCGTAACGTTCGCTTTCGCTCATCAGGCTGTCCAGGAAACTTACCTGGCGTTGTTCGCCATCCACGAATCGTTCGCCGGGAACAAAGGCGGCGGCGCGGAAAAAGTGCCAGAAGTAGCGGAAGGCGAGTTCGCGATGCGGAGGTGGCTGCGCGAGGGTCTCTTCGAGGTCGATTTCATAGTAGTTGGTGGCGCGACTGTGGGCCCTGGCGGAATAGAGGCGCCAGGTCTTGCCGTTAGTGACGATGGCCCAGTCGGCCTCACCGGAGTCCAGCAGAGTGACGACGACCGCGCCGGGATTCTCGTCGGGCGTCGAATTGTCGCGCTGCTCGTCCTTACCATCGAGGCTGCGGCCCCAGGTATAGGCCAGGCAGAGCGCCAGGGGTTTATTCTGTTTGCCTGATTTATCGGCAGCCCGCGGGACACTATCTGTTATATAGAGCCGGTAATCCGGTTCAGCCGCACCATTATTACTGGCTTTTACGGATTGGAACGCGAAGCCCAGGATGGAGAAGACGGGTTCGAGCAATTGAGCGCGTGTCAATGACTCGGGCTGGTTGGAAAAGGTCTCGCGCACATCGGCGTAGAGTTCGCGCAGGCCGTGGAAGGCGCGCGTCATGGCTCCGGCTGCGGCGGAATCTTTCCATTCGGGGCTATCAGGCAGGCGCCGGGTCAGGTAGTAATCGGAGAAGAGCGCGCGGTTATTGAAGAACGGCTCGCTCCAATCGGCCACATCGTAGGCGCTGAGGAGTTTTTCGTACTGGGCAATGGTGTCGCTTTCGGTATAGCTGAAACGGCGCAGCACGCGCACTGCTACATCATCTGGATTGCGGCGATTGACAGTCAGAACACGAGGTCGCACTCCCACCTGTTTAGAGACGGGTGGCAGCGCAGCAGTCTCCTGACCCTTCGCGAGGTCGGCATTATAGCGTTCCACCAGCACGAAATCGAGGCGCTGGTAGTCGTCAGTGAGGACGAGCAGGTAATCGCCGGGCCGGTTGCGGAAGTTGCGCACAATGGCCTGGGTGGCAGCGACGGTGACAGATTTGAGTTCGAAAAGATAGACCTCGAACATGCGCGCATCCTGGCTGGCGAGGCGTTCGATGCGGGTAATATTGGACTTCAAGAGATCGTTCGTGAAGCCCATGGCGGCGATGTTCTGGACGAGCCGTTCGTTGGTATCGTAGCCCAGCCTGGCAAAAAGGGCGGCCAGGGCATCGCGATTGGCAAGCAATAGAATATCCTCGCGGGAGAGTTCGTAGTCTTCTCGAAGCATGCGGCAAATCCTGCATTTCTATACGAAAGTGACTGGAGTTGTGGCCTGTGTTGCCTGAGTGCAAGACTATCACGATTGGTAGGGGTTGTCAATCTTATAGCTCGCCTTGACATCTTCCCTCCCCATGTTCCATAATAGAACCAGAAAAAAAGTGAGAATGATTATCATTATTAGGGTGACCTGACATGGAAACAATCACGAAAACAAAACTGAATAGTAATGCGCAGGCGGTGCTGCATATCGTACTGGAGGCGCACAACCATCCGACGGCGCTGGAGATTTACGAGGCGGTAAAGACTGTGCGGCCCAATATGGGTCTGGCCAGCGTTTACCGCATCCTGCATAGCCTGGCCGAGCAGGGCTATATCCGGGAGATTGGACGCGACGAGGAGGGCAATCGTTATGATGGCAATACCTCGCGCCATGACCATGCCGTCTGCACGAACTGCGGCGCCTTGCTGGATGTGCCGGTCGATGTCCATGTACCGGCGGACGCTTTAGAGCAGGCGGCACGCGCGGCAGGCATCGAACTGGGGTCCTACGAAGTTCGGCTCTATGGTCTCTGCCCGTCGTGCGCGACACGTACTGAATAGTAAATGATAGAGGAGCGTTTTTCCATGCTCTTCCTTCCACATACAAAGGAGTTCAGCAATGCCCGGTGAACAACAGACACCTGTCAATGTCAATAAAGCCAGTAGCGTCGAGAATGAGACACCTGTTTCCGATAAACTTGAGAGAATGTCAGAGCAAGATCAACTGGTAGCCGAGACGCCGGATACGCTTAAGGGACAACTGGCGGAATTGTTTCACGCGATTCGGACGCGCGATGATACATCGCGCAATTTCCTGCTGCGCGTGGTGCAACCTGGATTGGCGGGCTTAATGGATGGCTCGGTCTCCACGCTAGCCCCCATCTTCGCGACAGCTTTCGCCACCCATCACGCCTTTTACGCCTTCCTGGTCGGCATCGCAGCCGCGACCGGCGCCGGTATCAGTATGGCGTTTTCGGAGGCGCTTTCGGATAATGGCGAGCTGACGGGACGTGGAAGCCCGGTGATACGCGGCGCGATTACCGGTATTATGACCTTCGTTGGCGGCGCGTTGCATACGCTGCCGTTTCTGGTCCCCGATCTACACCTGGCCCTGATTATCGCGTACTTCGTGGTAGCTTTTGAGCTGGTGTTGATTTCGGCCATCCGTCATCGCTACTTTGGGACGAACTGGCTTATCTCGGTCGTGCAGGTGGTTGGAAGTGGTGCGCTGGTCTTCGCGGCTGCATATATATTCGGCAATGCGTGAGGAATGAACCGGGGCAAAGCGAGACGATAATGAGGTTTTAACAAAGCAATCCGGCAATAGTGGTTCCGTATAGAGGGCCGGTGAAGGATTTTCACAAATTAGTCCGGCAAAGGGACGGGGCCGATCAAAAGAATTTTCACAAATTAGTCCGGCAAAGGGACGGGCCGATGAATCGGCGATGGGCGCGATAAATCGGCCCCTACGAATTTATGTGGGCGGCATGATGGGAGGGTCGTTGCGCCTGCACATGTACTGCCGTTACACTCTTCGTGCAATGATCACAGACCGAAACAAGAACATAACTGTGAGGAGCACGTAACAAATGGGTATGGTGGCCGCACAGCTTGCAACCGCAGCGCGCGCAAGTCGAGGCATCCCACCGCGCGAGCGATCTATTACAGAGCGAGCATTTTTCCCTGGTATGTAAAAGACTCATTGCTCTATTCTCCATTTCAATTCCAATCAGCGTTCAAAAAGAGTTGCGTCTTCGACCGGGCGCAGCGGATATAACTCCATGCCTTTGCTCTCAAGTTGGGCTTAGGATATGCTCATATCCAACCTCTTTACTATGATATTAGCACACCCTAATATCCGGCGTCAAGAGCACGTTATAGTCGAATTTTTCCTTGACAACTCTACAATAAATATGTTATGAATAAGGCATTGGATGTACCAGGACAGGAAAGGGACAGTATAAGATACAGACAATATCTTGTACAAGTCACCGATAATGAAAGAGAGAAATCGATGACCCGTCGTACACCCGTGCTGAGCCTCGTTTTCGTCACCTGTTGTATCAGTATCCTTTCATTCGTATTTCTACAGTTTGCCGGATTTCATCAAACGTCACAGGCCCGCGCCGCTTCACTTTACTCGATACAGTTTATCCCTAACGTTAACTATGGGGATGGGACAATAGCGGAAGAAGTCCTGGATGAATGTTTACCTGTGAACACGCATTCCTTAGAGCCAGGCGTTATTATGATACACGGAGGTGGTTGGGTCGGAGGACAGAAAGAAAAATACGATATGATGTGTAAGCACTATGCATCTGAGGGATACATCGCCGTCACGATAGACTATCGCCTGGCTAATCCAAATCTTTCACAAGATACCGATCATTGGCCAGACCAGATCGGTGATGTCCAACTGGCGGTTCGCTTTCTGCGCGCGAATGCTTCTTCTCTTGGTCTTGATCCTGGACGTATTTGTTCGCTAGGAGATTCAGCTGGGGCGCACCTGGCCTTGATGCTTGACGAGTTGCAAACTATTCACCCATCAGATGTAGCCGGTGAATATCCAAACGAGTCACCCACCGTTGAATGCGTCGTCGATCAGTTCGGGCCAACCGATCTGCGTGAATTATATTTTCAAAACAGAAAGAACCAGGAAGTCCAAAACGATATCCCTGCTCTTCTGGGTAGAAAGCCTTACCCGCTAAAAAAACCAGACCCGCTCGCTAACGATGCCTCTCCGATCGATAACATTGCTCCCCAAACAGGACCGGCGCTCATTATCCAGGGCACCCTGGATAAGACGGTGCTACCAGATCAGTCAAAACAACTCTATCAGGCGCTTCTGAGTGATCAACGTTCGCCTCAATATATTTCCTATGATGGAGGGCACGAATACAGCGGCCTTAAGCCATCCCAACTTCAGGCCATTATGACTCAGATCAACGACTACCTGAATGCTCGATTGCAGCCTGAAAATTAATAAGGTTATAAAAACCCAATCGAGCCACCCGGATCAGCTTCCGAGAGAATAGGGTCGGCTATCCCTTCGTGCATAAACTCCGCGAGCAGCTTTCCTGCCATCATGCCTTTCTCAAAGCCAGAAGAACTGAGGCCTGTGAGCAGGTAGAGATTGTCGAAACGAGGAATCTTGCCGATCAATGGATGCAGGTCGCGAGTAAAGGGCATCCAGCCGGCCCAGGTACGGACGATGGGCAGGTCTTTGAGGAATGGGAAGAGTTCGAGCGCGTGGGCGTGATTGACTTCGATACCGGCCTGTTCAGGGATTTTGGGAACGTTCACCTGCCTGTCACCACCGAATATGATCTCGCCCTCGCGCGTCTGGCGACCATAAAGATGACGGGTGAGCCGCTGACCCTGGCGATGGGTGAGTTCGAGCGGGGTTTGCTCATCGCTGTAGGGATGCGTATGCCAGTAGAAGTGCGACTCCAGCGCGCCGATACTGTGAAAAATTCTGGGTGGCTGAGGAGCTGTGGCCCACATCTGGCCGCGCACAGGATAGACGGGAATAGAGAGGCCAAGCATAGCGCCGAGGTCGCGACACCAGGGACCGGCGGCTAAGACAAGCGTTCGAGCTTTGAATGTCGCCGGTGGCGTGATGACCTCGTAGCTGCCCTCATCCAGGTGCGTAATGCCGGTAACAGTGTGGTGCGTGAGGATGCTCGCGCCATGTCTCTGCGCGAGCATTGCCAGCGCCTGCACAGTTTTCACGGGATTGGCATTGCCGCCGTAGGGATAGTAGAGACATCCCAGGATATGCGGGCTGAGTTCGGGTTCGATGCTGCGCGCCTCGCGAGCAGAAAGCAACTCCACCCGGTGCCCGGCGGCGGCCAGATTGTGGGCTTCTCGTTGGGCAAAAGCGTATTGTTCAGCGGTCTGGATGGCCTGAAGAGAGCCGCTCTGACGAAACTCGATGTCATAGCCGAGATCAAGCTGCAAGATTTTGAAGATTTCCAGGCTGCCGAAGTTGAGCGTTGATACGAGATCGGGTGTGTTACTCCAACCCGTGGCCCAGATCGTACCGGCATTCAGACCGGATGCTTCACTTGCAAGCTCATTTTGCTCTAGCAAGATCACCTCGTGTCCATCCTGCGCGAGATAGCAGGCAGTAGCCGTACCTGCTATTCCGCCACCTATTATGATGATCTCGCTTTGAATCCGGGCCATAGATTTTCTCCGAAAGAAGCTCAATGCAGAGCTAATGACCGCAACGGGAGATATCCGCTGAATATAATAGTATCATACGCTCGAAACGGTGATATCATGAGTGATGGAAGATATTCTACTTACTTTTTGTTAGTTTAATAAGAGATACTTTTCTACCACGGGCACAGGTTGAGCGTCAAAGCCCGTGAAACATCGCAGGGTTTGCGAGAATGGAGATGAATTTTATGTCAACGGAACAGCAAGCGTCAACAACGGCGAGATCGATCCATCCCGGCACGAGTATTGGACTGGTAACATTGCGCGTCGCGAATCTTGAGCGCTCGCGGCGTTTTTATGAGGGCGTGCTGGCATTCCAGCCTGTCGAGCAGGCACCGGGAAGAGTTGTGCTAGGTGACAGGGATAAGCAGCCGCTGCTGGAATTGATCGAGGTTCCAGGAGCTGCGCCGCAGCCGCGCAGGGCAACGGGCCTTTATCACGTGGCTATTCTCTTTCCAACACGTGCCGATCTCGGTCGCGAACTGGAGCGCGTTTTCCAGGCGGGCTTGCAGGTTGGCCAGGGAGATCACCTGGTGAGCGAGGCGCTGTATCTTTCCGATCCTGATGACAATGGCCTCGAACTCTATCGCGACCGTCCCAGGAGCGAATGGCGCTGGACAAACGGTATGGTTCAGATGGCTACCGACCCGGTCGATATCCGTGGCATCCTCGAGGAGGGCAGGCGCGGGGTTAAACCATGGGAAGTGATTCCGGCGGGGACGCGCGTTGGTCATATCCATTTGCAAGTCGGCGATATCGCGGAGGCGAGGCGCTTCTATTCCACCATCCTTGGTTTCGATATCACCGCGGATTTATCGGCGCACGGGGCGCTTTTCGTCAGCGCCGGTGGCTATCATCACCACATCGGCCTGAACACCTGGCACTCGCGCGGAGCAAAACCGACACCATCGAACGCCGCCGGTCTGCAAAGCTATGTGATTAACATTCCTACACGTGAGGGCTTGCAAGAAGTCAGGCAGCGGCTGGTTGCGTATGGCGTTCCTTTTGAGGAGCAGGAAAACAGCATTCGCGTCAATGATCCCTGGCAGAACACGATTATCCTGCAAGTTCAATAAGACGAGTTGAGCGATCACCATGCAGGGCAACCGCGCGGTTGCCCTGCATGGTGATCGCTCAACTCGTCCTGGGAAAAAACTAAAGGCTGCCGGTAAAGGGCTTGACCCGCGGACGGAACTGCTCTTCCGGCCGCATCAACAGCCCCAACTTCATCAGCAAGCCCTCGAGAGAGTTCATCAAGCCCTGAAATGGATCGCCTTGCGGTCTCACACTGGCGGCCAGGCGAATCTGTTGTGCCTCACGTTCAAGTTCTTGCCGGCGCATGGGTGCGTATTGCTCATGGTAATAAATTGATAACATTGTTGTTGTTCCTTTCTTTTTTATCTGTTTGAACTATAGCTGGTTACTTTAAACAATCCTCACACTACCCTACGAGTTGTTGCATATTTTTTTCATTGGCTTTCGCTCACCCGCCTGGTGAACTTCTTTATGTCCTAAGTTTACCCATCCCATGGCATCTATACATCCGTAAAATAACGTGTCAGACTACGTATCTACCAGAAAGAGGCCTGGCTTTTGTGCTGGCGGAAGGAGCAATCCCTCCGCGCACTGTGAACGATGTGACCGGACTACGTTTAGTGCTGTGGCAGCGATGCCGGCAGCGAGGGTTTCTGGTGCGGAGGCACGTCTGAACTTACCGCGTTAAGCTGGATAACGGAAATCGAAGCATTGTACGAATAGGTATTAGAATCATGTGCATAATCGGTGCAAAGCAGCTCGAACTGATCACCCGCGCCAATACCGGTAGCATCCGTGATGGTAATGGTTGAATACTGTTTGTTGCTCACGGGGCCGATAGTCCCGTATATATTGCCGCTAAAGCCACCCACTGATGCAACGAAACAAGTAACCGTATCACCCGTATCGATAACTGCCATCTCCGTGGCGGTGACAATATAGCTACTACTCTGGGCCATGGGAGATGTTACCACAACAGGAGTAAGGTTGCCATTGCTGATATTGACGTTGCCATTGGCGCTGAAGTAGCCCTGGGAAACTCCCGCGGGTCCTTGTGGTCCTTGTGGTCCCTGCGGTCCTTGTGGTCCCTGTGGACCCTGCGGCCCCGTTTGATTCCACTGGATCAAGGTATAGCCGGACTTACATTTGCCGCTCTGCTGGAGCATGTAGATTTTGCCGGTGTTATAGTTGACGCAGGCATAATAGATCGAGTTTTGAGAAATGCTTCTCGCCGATGCCACTGAGGCCTGTATCAGCAGCGTTGCCAGGAGGCTGAGGCTTAACAGGCTCGCAATACGAAATTTTCTACTGAATAAGGTATCCAAACGTTGAGAGACCGTTTTCATGTGTTCTTCTCCTTTTTACTTTTTAAATGTCCTTGTTCACTTCCTGCAGTGAACTTCTTTATGTCCAAAGTGTATCAGGCAGGCAGTGCGAACACATCCGTGAAATAACGTGTTGGGCTACGTAAATGAAAAAGAGGTCCAGAAAGGCGATTCGAGCGGGGTAGAGAGGAGCAATACGTAGTTATACGTAATCAAATAAGCTGGTGTTCGCTCGCATAGCGAGTGGCCGCGCTGCGTGAGGTGACCTGTATCTTGCGATAAATCGAAGTCAGGTGGGTATTGACGGTGCGAGGGCTGATGATGAGCTGGTCGGCTATCTCGGCGTCGGATAGGCCCTGGGCCAGCAGGCGTAGTACCTCTACCTCGCGTGCTGACAGACCGGCGGGAAAGGCAGGAGCTTTTTCTACAGTGACAGGTTGTGCTGGCTGCGAGCTTTGTTTGGGAGGCAGAGCCGCATTCGCTGATAATGCCTCCTCCGGGGACATGGCCCGTCCTTCTGCCCACAGGCCGGCAAAGATTTGTTCTCCAAAGAAGGCGCGCAGTTCTGTTACCGAGCGCCGGTAAGGGCCACGCTCGACAGGGATCATAGGAAATGCAACGTCTTCGCGCAGTTTCTCGGCTGCTCCCCACAGCCGCACGGCCCAGACCCTCTGTCCAGAAGCCGCCGCCAGCAACGCCATGCCCTCCAGACCTAGAGTGGTGATCTCTGTTTTGTCACCTACCTCGTCTGCTATCGCCAGGCTCTTTTCAAGAAGAGCACGCGCGGTGGCGTAATCTCCCTGAGCGGCGATGATCCTGGCAAGCATAGCGCTGGCCACACCTTGTGACCTGCGGTCTTGTATGCTGGTGAAAAATGAGATGTGCTCTTCTACCAGCAGGCGAGCCTTTACCAGGTCTCCCTGGGTGAAAGCCAGCAGGCCGAGTAAGAAGCGAGCATGTGCGGCATTAACCTTATCAGATAACTCCTGGGCGAGCGCTATACACTCATCGAGAAAACGAACGATCTCATTCATAGGAGGATTCTCGTGAGATACATACTGTAACTGAGCCAGTTGGAATAGGAGGCTTATTATGAGGCGCGTATTTCCAAGTTCTCTGCATATTGCCAGGGATTCGGAGAAGAGGCGATACGCTCCTTCAAAATCTCCCTGGTTCTGTGCCAGGTATGCCAGGTTATTTAACGACAGCGCAATCCCTCGCCTGTCGTTCAGGTCTTTGAAGAGTGCAAGGCTTTCCTCGTAAAGGGCGTGTGAGCGGGGAAAGTTACCATCCTGGTAGGCCAACCAGCCGAGATTACGCAAGCTATAGGCGATCCGGTTTGTGTCTCCAAGTTCTCTGCTGAGTGCCAGGCTTTGCTCTAACAGTGCCTGCGCCCGTTTGCGGTCACCCAGGTTTCCCAGCAGGATAGAGGCTGTGACTAAGGCTTGCGACAGAAGACCTGGCGAGGCTCCTTCACTCTTAGCCAGCGCCCGCTCTATAAATGACCATCCCTCAGACAGGTATCCTTGAGTGCGCCAAAAATTTTCTAACAGGGATGCCAGGCGCAGGGCCATTTCTATGCGTTGCATACCTGGCTTCTCACCCTCAGTTTCCAGCATCCATGACATGGCGGCGCGTAGATTATCATAATCGCGCTGCAGGGGCTTTATCCAGTTGGTTTGCCGCGTAGTCTCTTCGACAAACTGAAGATAAAATGCCGCGTGCGCCCGGCGCGCATCCTCCATCTCCCCTTTTTGTTCCAGCAACTCTCGCCCGTATTCGCGAATGGTTTCCAGCATGCCCAGGCGAGGCTCCTCCTCCGCATCCTCCTGCCGGGGTGGTAGTACCAGGCTTTTATTTACCAATGAGTCTATGCCATCCAGAATTGATCCTATTGACCCTGTTGGCACGGTCGCCTGGCTATTTCCCTCGTACAGCGCTGAGCCTATCGCCTCCACTGCCGGTAAAGTGAAACCGCCGGTGAAGACCGAACACAGGCGGAACAGGCGCTGCTCCCAATCGTCCAGCAGGTCATAGCTCCACTGTATGGTACCGCGTATGGTCTGCTGCCGCGAGGGACTGCCGCTGGCTCCCCTGGTCAAGATACCCAGCGGATGTTCCAGGCGTTTAAGGAGGCTTTGCGGAGGCAGTAGTTTGATGCGAGCGGCAGCCAGCTCGAGCGCGAGCGGCAATCCATCCAGGCGAGCGCAGATGTTTGCCACGATAGGAGCATTGGCCGGCGTCAGCTGAAAGGATGGTTGCACAGCCTGGGCGCGTTGGATAAAGAGTTGTACGGCGGCTGCTTGAGCGATACGTTCATGACCAGGTCGTCTGGAGAGGTCTGGCAGGCTCAGAGGAGCGACCGGAAATTCGTACTCGCCGGGGATGCGCAGCGTGGCCCGGCTGGTAAGCAAGACATGCAGGTCAGGGCAGAAGGCTAAAAATTCTGCCAGTCGTGGAGCAAACGCTACAATCTGCTCCAGGTTATCCAGCACCAGCAATATCTCATGCTGTTGAAGATACGCTTGTAGTTGTTCTTGCAGTGGGTGATCGGCGGTTTCTCGCAGCCCAAATGCCTGAGCGATGGCCGGCATGACGAGCGCAGGATCGTTCACCGGGGCCAGTGATACGAAGCAGACGCCATCCGCAAACTCGTCCACCATCGAACAAGCGACCTCGAGCGCCAGGCGTGTTTTGCCCACGCCGCCCGTTCCAGTCAGCGTGAGGAGTCGAACTCCCGGACGGCGCAACATGGCACGAATCGCTGCCACCTCACGTTCGCGTCCAATGAACGGCGTGAGTTGGAGCGGCAACCGGTATTGAGAGGTTCGCTCAGCAGCGTCTCGCTTTTGGGGGAACGCGATAATTTTGTCCTGCACCATTCATGGCCTTCCCGATTACCAGCTATGGCAACGATGCCCATAGGGATGATGAAGGTTTCATTGACTTTATTATAAACCGTTTCGAGCCTGTTTGTAAGTAATTATCAATACCTTGCAAGCAGGCCAAAGCAAGGGTGATATCAGATAAGCCCATGCTCAACAGCGTAGCGCGTAGCCCCACTGCGGGTCGTCACCTGAATCTTACGATAGATGGAGGTCACGTGGGTATTGACGGTGCGGGGGCTGATGACGAGGCGTTCGGCAATCTGCGCATCGGAGTAGCCTTGCGCAAGCAGGCGCAATACTTCGACCTCACGCGCGGTCAGTTCGTCAGGGTAGGTCTGAACCCTCAATGATGGGGTTGATGCTGCTTGCGAAACCTTTTTTGCCGCCGCGGATGGCCGGGCTGGTACAGGGCCGGGAGGCGCTGCCTGCGCAGTATCTTTTACCGGAGTGGGACCAGCGAGAGCATCTTCGAGTGGCATCGTCTTTCCTCTGGCCCACGCCCTATCAAAAGCCGGCGTGCCAAGAAAAGCGCGCGCACCGGCTATGGCCTGCTCATAGGAGGCACGATCAACAGGCGGAATGGGGGCGCCAATCTCTTTGCGCAAGGACTCGGCTGCTCCCCAGAGTTGTGCTGCCCACAGGAATGATTGTTGCTGGGTAGTGGCCGGAGCGGAGACAGCCTGTATCGCGGCCAGCTGCGCCAATCCTTCCAGGCAGATGACGATGTTCATCTTATTGCCTGTCTTTCTAGCCTCGTCCAGGACCTCCTGGTACAATGTGCGCGCCGCCGCATAGTCACCCTGGATGACGTATATTCTGGCCAAAAGAAGGAGAGACCCCGCGAGGCCCTCGCGATCCCCGATTTCTTTAGAAAGTGCAATACTCTCGTCAACCACCGGGCGGGCCAGAGTTGGGTCAGCCCGGTTGAGTGCGAGCTGGCCGGAAAGGCGCAGGCAGTCGGCTATATCTTCTCGATCACCCAATTCTTTAAAAAGAGCGAGAGCATCTTCAAGCAGAACGTGTACCCGGGCGACATCCTTCTGAGAGGCGAAAAGCGCCTGTGCCAGTTGGAGGAGCGAACTCGCAATCCCCTCCTTGTTTCCCAGACCTCTATGTATCGCCAGGCTCTCTTCGGCCAGAACACAGGCGCTGTCATATTTCCCCAACTCCCTGTGCAGGCGCGCCAGGCGGTAGAGCGACCACGCCACGCGCTCCTGATCATCGGCTTCCTTAAAGAGTGCCAGGGCCTCTTCCGACAACACAAGGGCGGCATTAAGATTGCCTCTTGCCCTGGCTACTCTTTCCAATTGATGGAGGGCAAACGCGATACCCTGCGCATCTCCGAGTCCATGGTACTGTTCCAGCCCCGCCTGTGGCTGCATCTCTGCCTGTAAGATAGGCAGTTGTCGCGTGCGCGCCTGCCTGGCATAGAGCGCAAGCGCCTCTTCCGCCAGCACTTCCGCGCGGTCAACATCGCCCTGGTTGAGCGCTATATTCGCGGCAGCATTGAGCGCCTTGGCGCGCGCAGGCGTTTTGATGCCCTCACTTCCTGCCAGAATCCGCTCCAGGAAGCTCCGACCTTCACTTAAGTAGCCACGCACCAGCCAGAATCTGCGGAGCGCACCGCCAAAGCGTAAAGTCTTCTCCACATTGCCCCCATCTACCCTCTGTTCAAGCAACCATTCAAGGGCCAGGCGCAGGTTCTCATGTTCGTGTTCCAGGCGGTCTAACCAGGTGGCCTGTTCTGGGCCGGCAAGTTTTGGCTCTACCTCCTCCACAAATATCAGGTAGAAATCAGCATGAGCCTGCCTGGTGCGCTCCATCTCTCCGCTCGCGGCCAGGCACTCGAGTCCATACTCTCGAATGGTCTCCAACATACGCAGGCGAGGCTCCTCTTCTTGCTCTTGCAAGGTGGGTGATCGTAACAGGCTCTTTTCGATAAGCGATTCGACACCATCTAAGACCGGTACGGCCTCGCCGTCTTCACCATCCAGCATGGCACAGAGAGCTTCAGCGGCTTCTAAACTGCAGCCATCCCTGAAGACGGATAGCCTGCGGAAGAGACGCTGCTCCCAGGCATCCAGCAGATCGTAGCTCCACCGGATGGTACTACGCAGCGCCTGTTGTCGTAACGGCAACGCCGGGGAGCCGGCAGTGAGTACTTGAAGGCGCTGCGCGAGGCGAGGCAGCAGGGCATGCGGGGGGAGCAGTTTGATACGGGCGGCGGCCAATTCTATGGCCAGTGGCAGGCCTTCCAGTTGCACACAGATCTCGGCAAGCACACCGGCGTTGGTCGTAGTCAGCT
The window above is part of the Ktedonobacteraceae bacterium genome. Proteins encoded here:
- a CDS encoding FAD-dependent oxidoreductase; protein product: MARIQSEIIIIGGGIAGTATACYLAQDGHEVILLEQNELASEASGLNAGTIWATGWSNTPDLVSTLNFGSLEIFKILQLDLGYDIEFRQSGSLQAIQTAEQYAFAQREAHNLAAAGHRVELLSAREARSIEPELSPHILGCLYYPYGGNANPVKTVQALAMLAQRHGASILTHHTVTGITHLDEGSYEVITPPATFKARTLVLAAGPWCRDLGAMLGLSIPVYPVRGQMWATAPQPPRIFHSIGALESHFYWHTHPYSDEQTPLELTHRQGQRLTRHLYGRQTREGEIIFGGDRQVNVPKIPEQAGIEVNHAHALELFPFLKDLPIVRTWAGWMPFTRDLHPLIGKIPRFDNLYLLTGLSSSGFEKGMMAGKLLAEFMHEGIADPILSEADPGGSIGFL
- a CDS encoding transcriptional repressor, whose amino-acid sequence is METITKTKLNSNAQAVLHIVLEAHNHPTALEIYEAVKTVRPNMGLASVYRILHSLAEQGYIREIGRDEEGNRYDGNTSRHDHAVCTNCGALLDVPVDVHVPADALEQAARAAGIELGSYEVRLYGLCPSCATRTE
- a CDS encoding alpha/beta hydrolase, with the protein product MTRRTPVLSLVFVTCCISILSFVFLQFAGFHQTSQARAASLYSIQFIPNVNYGDGTIAEEVLDECLPVNTHSLEPGVIMIHGGGWVGGQKEKYDMMCKHYASEGYIAVTIDYRLANPNLSQDTDHWPDQIGDVQLAVRFLRANASSLGLDPGRICSLGDSAGAHLALMLDELQTIHPSDVAGEYPNESPTVECVVDQFGPTDLRELYFQNRKNQEVQNDIPALLGRKPYPLKKPDPLANDASPIDNIAPQTGPALIIQGTLDKTVLPDQSKQLYQALLSDQRSPQYISYDGGHEYSGLKPSQLQAIMTQINDYLNARLQPEN
- a CDS encoding VIT1/CCC1 transporter family protein; translation: MPGEQQTPVNVNKASSVENETPVSDKLERMSEQDQLVAETPDTLKGQLAELFHAIRTRDDTSRNFLLRVVQPGLAGLMDGSVSTLAPIFATAFATHHAFYAFLVGIAAATGAGISMAFSEALSDNGELTGRGSPVIRGAITGIMTFVGGALHTLPFLVPDLHLALIIAYFVVAFELVLISAIRHRYFGTNWLISVVQVVGSGALVFAAAYIFGNA
- a CDS encoding VOC family protein — its product is MSTEQQASTTARSIHPGTSIGLVTLRVANLERSRRFYEGVLAFQPVEQAPGRVVLGDRDKQPLLELIEVPGAAPQPRRATGLYHVAILFPTRADLGRELERVFQAGLQVGQGDHLVSEALYLSDPDDNGLELYRDRPRSEWRWTNGMVQMATDPVDIRGILEEGRRGVKPWEVIPAGTRVGHIHLQVGDIAEARRFYSTILGFDITADLSAHGALFVSAGGYHHHIGLNTWHSRGAKPTPSNAAGLQSYVINIPTREGLQEVRQRLVAYGVPFEEQENSIRVNDPWQNTIILQVQ